The Rhodospirillales bacterium genome includes the window CCGCGACGCTGCGCCCCAACGTCATTCGCGACGCCACCATGCTGGTCGGCGCCACGCCGCGCCGCCAGATCGCATCAGGCGATCTGGTGCGCGACGACGACATTGAAATGCCGCGCATGATTTCGCGCGGCGATCTGGTCACCATGGTTTTTTCCGCCAACGGCATGACCCTGACCGCGAAAGGACGCGCCCAGGAAGACGGCGCCATGGGTCAGGTCATCAAGGTTTCCAACACCGGTTCCAACCGTGTGATCGAAGGCCGGGTCACCGCATCGCGCGAAGTCACGGTCAACTAAAACGACTATAAAAACAAAAGGTGGTTGAAATGCAGCAATCGATGAAGATGATCCGGACCTTAGGGCTCGCCATGGCGGCGACGCTGGCGCTTGCCGCCTGCTCTTCGGTCGACCGTTTGGCCAGCATCGGCGAAAAACCGATCCAGTCGCCGGTCCAGAATCCGACCGCTCGCCCCGGCTACCAGCCGGTAAGCATGCCGATGCCCGCGCCAGAATACATCGAACATCAGGCCAACAGCCTGTGGGCCGGCGGCTCGCGCAAGACCTTCTTCAAGGACCAGCGCGCCAAGGATATCGGCGACATTCTGACCGTCACCATCAACATCGCCGACGAGGCGAAGATGAAAAACGAAACCACGCGCGACCGCGCCGCGTCCGAAAATTCGGCGCTCGGCCACGCACTGGGGTATGAAAGCTATCTTGGCAAGGTGCTTCCGAACGCAGTCGACCCCACGGCGCTGCTCAGCGGCGATACCGCCTCGGCCCACAAGGGCACCGGCGAGATCAAGCGTAACGAGGACATCAAACTCAAGGTCGCAGCGATCGTTTCGCAAATCCTGCCCAACGGCAACATGGTCATATCCGGCCGCCAGGAAATGCGCGTCAACTACGAAAACCGGATCCTCGCGATCAGTGGCGTGATCCGGCCCGAGGACATCTCGATCGACAACACGATTCCTTACGAAAAAATCGCCGAGGCCCGCGTCGATTACGGCGGCCGCGGCCAGCTGACGGATGTCCAGCAACCCCGTTACGGGCAACAGGTGCTCGACGTCATCAGCCCGTTCTGATTTCTCCTTCTGCATACCACCTCAAACTTAACGGCCCGCTTCGCAGCGGGCCGCTTTTTATCAGGGGTTCTGCGGTGGTTTATTGCAGGCGATAC containing:
- a CDS encoding flagellar basal body L-ring protein FlgH produces the protein MIRTLGLAMAATLALAACSSVDRLASIGEKPIQSPVQNPTARPGYQPVSMPMPAPEYIEHQANSLWAGGSRKTFFKDQRAKDIGDILTVTINIADEAKMKNETTRDRAASENSALGHALGYESYLGKVLPNAVDPTALLSGDTASAHKGTGEIKRNEDIKLKVAAIVSQILPNGNMVISGRQEMRVNYENRILAISGVIRPEDISIDNTIPYEKIAEARVDYGGRGQLTDVQQPRYGQQVLDVISPF